From a region of the Georgenia yuyongxinii genome:
- a CDS encoding heavy-metal-associated domain-containing protein translates to MSTTAPATTRTVLRAEGFSCPSCVAKIEKQVGRLDGVQAVKVHFASARIEIDHTPEVSVDSLVAAVAKAGYTAAPAAF, encoded by the coding sequence ATGAGCACCACCGCTCCCGCCACCACCCGCACCGTGCTGCGCGCCGAGGGCTTCTCCTGCCCCTCCTGCGTCGCCAAGATCGAGAAGCAGGTCGGCCGCCTCGACGGCGTGCAGGCGGTGAAGGTGCACTTCGCCTCCGCGCGGATCGAGATCGACCACACCCCCGAGGTCAGCGTGGACAGCCTCGTCGCCGCCGTCGCGAAGGCCGGGTACACGGCCGCGCCCGCGGCGTTCTGA
- a CDS encoding Crp/Fnr family transcriptional regulator, whose protein sequence is MGSDQAGTTAHAAVRGARETAEAPAVRPARRHIPLRSTCAQPHACPRPVRMQVLGQVGYFAGLSETELDDIDRRMVSLSWGEGDPLYRAGEPADHLYVLAAGRVKVSQPTADGTTVITDLLTPGDLFGTLSTLGEPTYPETAEALTTSCALRIDPAAFRSVLTEHPQVALRVLDDVAARLARARSAVGDRMSGSVSQRVAATLLRLADKLGQERAGDGGTLLQLPLSRADLAGMTASTPESVSRVMSRLRKDGVIDSGRRWTAILDRERLARVAAGE, encoded by the coding sequence GTGGGTTCAGACCAGGCGGGGACGACGGCGCACGCGGCCGTGCGGGGCGCGCGCGAGACGGCGGAAGCGCCCGCCGTGCGCCCGGCGCGGCGCCACATCCCGTTGCGGAGCACGTGCGCGCAGCCGCACGCGTGCCCCCGCCCGGTCCGGATGCAGGTGCTCGGGCAGGTCGGGTACTTCGCGGGCCTGTCCGAGACCGAGCTGGACGACATCGACCGCCGCATGGTGTCCCTGTCCTGGGGCGAGGGCGACCCGCTCTACCGCGCCGGCGAGCCCGCCGACCATCTCTACGTCCTGGCGGCCGGCCGTGTGAAGGTCTCCCAGCCGACGGCGGACGGCACCACGGTCATCACGGACCTGCTCACCCCCGGGGACCTCTTCGGCACGCTCTCCACCCTTGGCGAGCCCACCTACCCCGAGACCGCCGAGGCGCTCACCACCTCCTGCGCGTTGCGCATCGACCCGGCGGCGTTCCGGTCCGTGCTCACCGAGCACCCCCAGGTGGCCCTGCGCGTGCTCGACGACGTCGCGGCCCGGCTCGCCCGGGCACGCTCCGCCGTCGGGGATCGGATGAGCGGGTCGGTGTCGCAACGGGTGGCGGCCACGCTCTTGCGGCTGGCGGACAAGCTCGGTCAGGAGCGCGCGGGCGACGGCGGCACCCTCCTCCAGCTGCCGCTCAGCCGTGCGGACCTGGCGGGGATGACCGCGTCGACGCCGGAGTCCGTCTCACGGGTGATGAGCAGGCTCCGCAAGGACGGCGTCATCGACTCGGGCCGGCGCTGGACGGCGATCCTGGACCGCGAGCGGCTGGCACGGGTGGCCGCGGGCGAGTGA
- a CDS encoding DUF4190 domain-containing protein — protein MTQSNTPPPGAPQYEPPQYGQTPSEQSQFDQPAAAPYEQPQYGQVPTEQPPASPYEQAPYGQPQSPQFDQYQQQQYAPPPPYAAQRPGSGMAIAAFVIGIVALLLAWIPVINVIAIIGGIVAVVLGIISIRKVGRGEAGGKGFAITGIVLAGLAIIGSILMNVVFGAVLNEVDKTVQRELESASAVVEEQAADAEAALDAEESAAVDGAAAPAGDALPLGQSGQMGDYTVAVNAVNLNANEVMADANLFNSAPEHQYVLLDISVVYNGDEEGDPWFDLLFTYGGSDGRQYDDTGCMATEPNSVVDVPTLTNGGAADYQVCLDVPAAATEGGELFVEETLSFDDNRVYWAVQ, from the coding sequence ATGACGCAGTCCAACACGCCGCCCCCCGGCGCCCCGCAGTACGAGCCGCCGCAGTACGGGCAGACCCCCTCCGAGCAGTCGCAGTTCGACCAGCCCGCGGCAGCGCCCTACGAGCAGCCCCAGTACGGCCAGGTGCCCACCGAGCAGCCGCCGGCGTCGCCGTACGAGCAGGCCCCCTACGGCCAGCCGCAGTCGCCGCAGTTCGACCAGTACCAGCAACAGCAGTACGCGCCACCGCCGCCCTACGCGGCGCAGCGCCCGGGCAGCGGCATGGCGATCGCCGCGTTCGTCATCGGCATCGTCGCGCTCCTGCTCGCCTGGATCCCGGTCATCAACGTGATCGCGATCATCGGCGGCATCGTCGCGGTGGTCCTGGGCATCATCTCGATCCGCAAGGTCGGTCGTGGCGAGGCGGGCGGCAAGGGCTTCGCGATCACCGGCATCGTGCTGGCCGGGCTCGCCATCATCGGCAGCATCCTCATGAACGTGGTGTTCGGCGCCGTCCTCAACGAGGTCGACAAGACGGTCCAGCGCGAGCTCGAGTCCGCCTCCGCCGTCGTCGAGGAGCAGGCCGCCGACGCTGAGGCGGCCCTCGACGCGGAGGAGTCCGCCGCGGTGGACGGCGCGGCCGCCCCGGCCGGTGACGCACTCCCCCTCGGCCAGAGCGGTCAGATGGGCGACTACACGGTCGCGGTCAACGCCGTGAACCTCAACGCCAACGAGGTCATGGCCGACGCAAACCTCTTCAACAGCGCCCCCGAGCACCAGTACGTGCTGCTCGACATCAGTGTGGTCTACAACGGCGACGAGGAGGGCGACCCCTGGTTCGACCTGCTCTTCACCTACGGCGGCAGCGACGGCCGTCAGTACGACGACACCGGCTGCATGGCCACCGAGCCGAACTCCGTCGTCGACGTCCCCACCCTGACCAACGGAGGCGCCGCGGACTACCAGGTCTGCCTCGACGTCCCGGCGGCCGCGACCGAGGGTGGCGAGCTCTTCGTGGAGGAGACCCTCTCCTTCGACGACAACCGCGTGTACTGGGCGGTCCAGTAG
- a CDS encoding heavy metal translocating P-type ATPase, whose translation MRRTWWRGQWAVPVASGALILASLVAARLFGSDPVSDLLMVAAAVVAGAGIVVKAVRALTARVIGIDLLVSVAAIGAVIIGEYWEAAAVTFLFAIGHALEQATLTKTRSALAELVAVAPDVAVVLRDGEQVEVHAAAVAPGETVLVKNGAKVPVDGEVIGGTGALDEASITGESMPVEKSDGDQVFAGTVSRGGLLQVRATGIGADTTLARIIHRVEEAQDAKAKTQAFMDRFSAWYTPGIIVLAVVVGQLTGDVVLALTLLVIGCPGALVISIPVSIVAGIGRGARDGILIKGGEYLETSAKISAVALDKTGTLTEGRPHLTDVVVLDPAADRATVLGWAARAEAGSEHPLARPIIDAARAEGLDVTGLPAHTDPVPGKGILATLNGRRVAVGNLPLLVAEGIDDGGAAATVERLAGAGRTPMVVAVDGRVLGVVAVADRVRTDAAQMVANLHAAGVKKVVMLTGDQPLVARAVAAQVGVDEVRAGLLPEDKLDAVRELQAEGHVVAMVGDGVNDAPALATADIGVAMGAAGTGVAIETADIALMGDQLLKLPEAVGLARRTVHNMRQNIAVALVTVVLLLAGVLLGGVTMAVGMLVHEASVLIVIVNAMRLLRRKAARHAPVKLTPAADAAERALLRSAEAPAAPRG comes from the coding sequence ATGAGAAGGACTTGGTGGCGCGGCCAGTGGGCCGTACCGGTCGCCTCGGGAGCGCTGATCCTGGCCTCCCTCGTCGCGGCTCGGCTGTTCGGCTCGGACCCGGTGTCCGACCTCCTCATGGTCGCCGCCGCCGTCGTGGCCGGCGCCGGCATCGTGGTCAAGGCCGTGCGCGCGCTGACCGCACGCGTCATCGGCATCGACCTGCTCGTCTCGGTCGCCGCGATCGGCGCCGTCATCATCGGCGAGTACTGGGAGGCCGCCGCCGTCACCTTCCTCTTCGCCATCGGCCACGCCCTCGAGCAGGCCACCCTCACCAAGACCCGCTCCGCGCTGGCCGAGCTGGTCGCCGTCGCCCCGGACGTCGCCGTCGTCCTGCGCGACGGCGAACAGGTCGAGGTCCACGCCGCCGCCGTCGCACCCGGCGAGACCGTCCTGGTCAAGAACGGCGCCAAGGTGCCCGTCGACGGTGAGGTCATCGGCGGCACCGGTGCCCTCGACGAAGCCTCCATCACCGGCGAGTCCATGCCCGTCGAGAAGTCCGACGGCGACCAGGTCTTCGCCGGCACCGTCTCGCGCGGCGGCCTGCTCCAGGTCCGCGCCACCGGTATCGGCGCCGACACCACCCTCGCCCGCATCATCCACCGCGTGGAGGAGGCGCAGGACGCCAAGGCCAAGACCCAGGCGTTCATGGACCGCTTCTCCGCCTGGTACACCCCGGGGATCATCGTCCTCGCCGTCGTGGTCGGGCAGCTCACCGGCGACGTCGTCCTCGCCCTGACCCTGCTGGTCATCGGCTGCCCCGGCGCGCTGGTCATCTCCATCCCGGTCTCCATCGTCGCCGGCATCGGCCGCGGCGCCCGCGACGGCATCCTCATCAAGGGCGGGGAATACCTGGAGACCTCCGCGAAGATCAGTGCCGTCGCCCTGGACAAGACCGGCACCCTCACCGAGGGCCGCCCGCACCTGACCGACGTCGTCGTCCTCGACCCCGCCGCCGACCGTGCCACCGTGCTCGGCTGGGCCGCCCGCGCCGAGGCCGGCTCCGAGCACCCGCTCGCCCGGCCGATCATCGACGCCGCCCGTGCCGAGGGCCTGGACGTCACCGGCCTGCCCGCACACACCGACCCGGTGCCCGGCAAGGGCATCCTGGCCACCCTCAACGGCCGCCGGGTGGCCGTGGGCAACCTGCCCCTGTTGGTCGCGGAGGGCATCGACGACGGCGGAGCCGCCGCCACCGTCGAGCGCCTCGCCGGCGCCGGCCGCACCCCGATGGTGGTCGCCGTCGACGGCCGCGTACTCGGCGTGGTCGCCGTCGCCGACCGGGTGCGGACGGACGCCGCCCAGATGGTCGCGAACCTGCACGCCGCCGGTGTGAAGAAGGTCGTCATGCTCACCGGCGACCAGCCACTGGTCGCCCGCGCCGTGGCCGCGCAGGTCGGGGTGGACGAGGTCCGCGCCGGGCTCCTGCCCGAGGACAAGCTCGACGCCGTGCGCGAGCTACAGGCCGAGGGGCACGTGGTGGCCATGGTCGGCGACGGCGTCAACGACGCCCCAGCCCTCGCCACCGCCGACATCGGGGTGGCCATGGGTGCCGCCGGCACCGGCGTCGCGATCGAGACGGCCGACATCGCGCTCATGGGCGACCAGCTGCTCAAGCTGCCCGAGGCCGTCGGGCTGGCCCGGCGCACCGTGCACAACATGCGGCAGAACATCGCCGTCGCGCTGGTCACCGTGGTCCTGCTGCTGGCCGGTGTGCTGCTGGGCGGGGTGACGATGGCGGTGGGCATGCTCGTGCACGAGGCGTCGGTGCTCATCGTCATCGTGAACGCGATGCGGCTGCTGCGCCGGAAGGCGGCACGGCACGCCCCGGTGAAGCTCACACCGGCCGCCGACGCCGCCGAGCGCGCCCTCCTGCGGTCCGCCGAGGCGCCGGCCGCGCCGCGCGGCTGA
- a CDS encoding alpha,alpha-trehalose-phosphate synthase (UDP-forming), producing MPAGDHEFVVVANRLPVDITVEPDGSLSWERSPGGLVTALAPIMQKNAGAWVGWSGSAGFEHEPFDGEGMRLWPVPLSEQEVADFYEGFSNATLWPLYHDVIVAPEFHRNWWNAYVAVNRRFAAAAAEAVAPGGTVWVHDYQLQLVPAVLRLLRPDVKIGFFNHIPFPPVEIFGQLPWRRQVVDGLLGADLVGFQRPGDASNFLRAVRRLTGLQVRGPQVTIPGRWSRPDRQVRAQAFPISIDAASFDELARTPAVLARAKEIRKNLNNPEVLLLGVDRLDYTKGIRHRLKAFGELLDDGQLRVPEACMVQVASPSRERVEQYRQLRDEVEVTVGRINGDYGTLGRAAVHYLHHSYPMEEMAALYRAADVMLVTSLRDGMNLVAKEYIAARSDLGGALVLSEFTGAADELHQALQINPHDIDGTKATIMRAIGIDPREGRRRMRSMRRRVLQHDVQRWADDFLGYLAMSAPSHLEHA from the coding sequence ATGCCCGCCGGAGACCATGAGTTCGTCGTCGTCGCCAACCGCCTGCCCGTAGACATCACAGTCGAGCCGGACGGCTCCCTGAGCTGGGAGCGCTCCCCCGGCGGGCTCGTCACGGCACTGGCACCGATCATGCAGAAGAACGCCGGCGCCTGGGTGGGCTGGTCGGGCAGTGCCGGGTTCGAGCACGAGCCGTTCGACGGCGAGGGCATGCGCCTGTGGCCGGTGCCGCTCAGCGAGCAGGAGGTCGCCGACTTCTACGAGGGGTTCTCCAACGCCACCCTGTGGCCGCTGTACCACGACGTCATCGTCGCGCCGGAGTTCCACCGCAACTGGTGGAACGCCTACGTCGCGGTCAACCGGCGCTTCGCCGCCGCGGCGGCCGAGGCGGTCGCGCCCGGCGGGACCGTGTGGGTCCACGACTACCAGCTCCAGCTCGTCCCCGCGGTGCTGCGCCTGCTGCGCCCGGACGTGAAGATCGGGTTCTTCAACCACATCCCGTTCCCGCCCGTGGAGATCTTCGGCCAGCTGCCCTGGCGGCGGCAGGTCGTGGACGGCCTGCTTGGCGCGGACCTGGTCGGCTTCCAGCGCCCCGGCGACGCCTCGAACTTCCTACGCGCCGTGCGCCGCCTGACCGGGCTGCAAGTCCGCGGCCCGCAGGTGACCATCCCCGGCCGCTGGTCCCGGCCGGACCGGCAGGTCCGCGCGCAGGCGTTCCCCATCTCCATCGACGCCGCGTCGTTCGACGAGCTGGCCCGCACCCCCGCCGTGCTCGCCCGCGCCAAGGAGATCCGCAAGAACCTCAACAACCCCGAGGTGCTCCTGCTCGGCGTGGACCGGCTCGACTACACCAAGGGCATCCGGCACCGCCTCAAGGCCTTCGGCGAGCTCCTCGACGACGGCCAGCTCCGCGTGCCCGAGGCGTGCATGGTCCAGGTGGCCAGCCCCTCCCGCGAGCGGGTCGAGCAGTACCGGCAGCTGCGCGACGAGGTGGAGGTGACGGTCGGGCGCATCAACGGCGACTACGGCACCCTCGGCCGCGCCGCCGTGCACTACCTGCACCACTCCTACCCCATGGAAGAGATGGCCGCGCTCTACCGGGCCGCCGACGTCATGCTCGTCACCTCCCTGCGCGACGGCATGAACCTCGTGGCCAAGGAGTACATCGCCGCCCGCTCCGACCTCGGCGGCGCCCTCGTGCTCAGCGAGTTCACCGGCGCGGCGGACGAGCTCCACCAAGCCCTGCAGATCAACCCGCACGACATCGACGGCACCAAGGCGACGATCATGCGCGCGATCGGCATCGACCCGCGGGAGGGCCGACGCCGGATGCGCAGCATGCGCCGACGGGTGCTCCAGCACGACGTCCAGCGGTGGGCCGACGACTTCCTCGGCTACCTCGCCATGTCCGCCCCGAGCCACCTGGAGCACGCATGA
- a CDS encoding VOC family protein: protein MKITHMSLFVDDQEKALAFYTDVLGFVKKTEIPMGDVKWLTVVSPEAPDGTELVLEPSNHPAVAPFRNALIEDGIPFTSFAVEDVKAEHARLTALGVHFTQPPTEMGPVTTAVLDDTCGNLIQIASMG from the coding sequence ATGAAGATCACCCACATGAGCCTGTTCGTCGACGACCAGGAGAAGGCGCTCGCCTTCTACACCGATGTGCTCGGCTTCGTGAAGAAGACCGAGATCCCCATGGGCGACGTCAAGTGGCTCACCGTCGTCTCGCCCGAGGCGCCCGACGGCACCGAGCTCGTCCTCGAGCCCAGCAACCACCCCGCGGTGGCGCCGTTCCGGAACGCGCTGATCGAGGACGGCATCCCGTTCACGTCGTTCGCGGTCGAGGACGTCAAGGCGGAGCACGCGCGCCTGACGGCTCTCGGGGTGCACTTCACCCAGCCGCCCACCGAGATGGGCCCGGTGACCACCGCGGTCCTGGACGACACCTGCGGAAACCTCATCCAGATCGCCTCGATGGGCTGA
- a CDS encoding 6-phosphofructokinase — protein MRIGLITGGGDCAGLNAAIRAVVKHAVGTYGHSVIGFRNGWKGVAEGDIVPLTRQHIRGVLPLGGTLLGTARYHPHEANGLDAVQTTLEAERIDALICIGGDGTLHAASKVAERGINVIGIPKTIDNDVAGTDASIGFHTAVHVATEAIDRLHTTAESHNRVMVVEVMGRHAGWIAVNAGIAGGAELVLAPESPFDMDKVERFLRHRHRAHASFSIVVVAEGAVPKEGTSMQFEVELGRYGEIVAGTTGGRVASEIASRTGFDTRVTVLGHIQRGGTPLPADRILGSRFGHAAVEALQTGRSDVMTALRGEQVELVPLAEVAGQVKYVPADLLAVVNALA, from the coding sequence ATGCGCATCGGTCTGATCACGGGCGGCGGCGACTGCGCCGGGCTCAACGCGGCCATCCGCGCCGTCGTCAAGCACGCCGTCGGCACGTACGGCCACTCGGTGATCGGGTTCCGCAACGGGTGGAAGGGCGTGGCGGAGGGGGACATCGTGCCGCTCACCCGCCAGCACATCCGCGGCGTGCTGCCACTCGGCGGCACGCTTCTCGGCACCGCGCGCTACCACCCGCACGAGGCGAACGGGCTCGACGCCGTCCAGACCACCCTGGAAGCCGAGCGCATCGACGCGCTCATCTGCATCGGGGGCGACGGCACGCTGCACGCCGCCAGCAAGGTGGCGGAGCGGGGCATCAACGTCATCGGCATCCCGAAGACCATCGACAACGACGTAGCGGGCACGGACGCATCCATCGGCTTCCACACGGCTGTGCACGTGGCCACCGAGGCGATCGACCGGCTGCACACCACCGCCGAGTCGCACAACCGCGTCATGGTCGTGGAGGTCATGGGCCGCCACGCCGGCTGGATCGCGGTCAATGCCGGCATCGCGGGCGGCGCCGAGCTCGTGCTCGCCCCGGAATCGCCGTTCGACATGGACAAGGTGGAGCGCTTCCTGCGCCACCGGCACCGCGCGCACGCGTCGTTCTCCATCGTCGTCGTGGCCGAAGGAGCGGTGCCGAAGGAGGGTACCTCCATGCAGTTCGAGGTGGAGCTTGGCCGGTACGGGGAGATCGTGGCCGGGACGACCGGCGGACGCGTGGCCTCGGAGATCGCCTCCCGCACCGGCTTCGACACGCGGGTGACCGTGCTCGGACACATCCAACGCGGCGGCACTCCGCTGCCGGCCGACCGGATTCTCGGCTCCCGCTTCGGGCACGCCGCCGTCGAGGCCCTCCAGACCGGGCGCAGCGATGTCATGACGGCGCTGCGCGGCGAGCAGGTGGAGCTGGTGCCGCTCGCCGAAGTGGCCGGGCAGGTGAAGTACGTGCCGGCGGATCTGCTGGCCGTGGTGAACGCGCTGGCCTAG
- a CDS encoding serine/threonine-protein kinase, with protein sequence MTGDGEQREVGGYRLLRRIGAGGMGTVHEAVDADGRRVALKLLHPHIGADPQARKRLSREVALLHRVREAGVARVLDAEVEDAEAFVVTELIEGPTLEEDVAEDGPFTPSELSTLAHGLADALRAIHAVGVVHRDFKPGNVMMSEHGPVIIDFGIAQVADDARLTQTGMVTGTPGYLDPEVIAGAEPSPVCDWWGWAAVLLFAATGRPPFGARAHRCRARPGRHGPGGHRGPRPGRRPGPGGGPRPRPGPAARPRRGARRPRRSVGR encoded by the coding sequence GTGACGGGCGACGGTGAGCAGCGCGAGGTGGGCGGGTACCGCCTCCTGCGTCGCATCGGCGCAGGCGGGATGGGCACTGTCCACGAGGCGGTCGACGCCGACGGGCGCCGGGTGGCGCTAAAGCTTCTCCACCCCCACATCGGCGCCGACCCGCAGGCCCGCAAGCGACTCTCCCGCGAGGTCGCGCTGCTGCACCGGGTGCGCGAGGCCGGCGTGGCTCGCGTGCTCGACGCCGAGGTCGAGGACGCCGAGGCGTTCGTCGTCACCGAGCTCATCGAGGGCCCCACCCTGGAGGAGGACGTGGCCGAGGACGGCCCCTTCACCCCCTCCGAGCTCTCCACCCTCGCCCACGGCCTCGCCGACGCGCTGCGCGCCATCCACGCCGTGGGCGTCGTGCACCGCGACTTCAAGCCCGGCAACGTCATGATGAGCGAGCACGGCCCGGTGATCATCGACTTCGGTATCGCCCAGGTGGCCGACGACGCCCGTCTCACTCAGACCGGGATGGTCACCGGCACCCCCGGCTACCTCGACCCCGAGGTCATCGCCGGCGCCGAGCCGTCCCCGGTGTGCGACTGGTGGGGCTGGGCTGCGGTGCTGCTCTTCGCCGCCACCGGCCGGCCACCGTTCGGGGCGCGGGCCCACCGGTGCCGTGCTCGCCCGGGTCGCCACGGGCCAGGCGGACACCGGGGGCCTCGACCCGGTCGTCGCCCGGGCCCTGGGGGCGGCCCTCGACCCCGACCCGGCCCAGCGGCTCGGCCCCGACGGGGTGCTCGCCGTCCTCGACGGTCAGTGGGGCGATGA
- a CDS encoding DUF4870 domain-containing protein — protein MSSYPPYGPTGPNPGPAPGGDDRTIAVLAHLSPLIAMVLSAGWLSWLGPLIVWLVWRDKSYLVRNAAATAFNFNITVWIAVVVGWILFITLIGIPVAIIVWIAAVVLQIVFSIIGAMRASRGEAYTYPMQVPILT, from the coding sequence GTGAGCTCCTACCCCCCGTACGGCCCGACCGGCCCCAACCCCGGCCCGGCGCCAGGTGGCGACGACCGCACGATCGCCGTGCTCGCCCACCTCTCCCCGCTGATCGCGATGGTGCTGAGCGCCGGCTGGCTGAGCTGGCTCGGGCCGCTGATCGTCTGGCTCGTCTGGCGGGACAAGTCCTACCTCGTCCGCAACGCGGCCGCCACGGCGTTCAACTTCAACATCACCGTGTGGATCGCCGTCGTCGTGGGCTGGATCCTGTTCATCACCCTCATCGGCATCCCGGTCGCGATCATCGTGTGGATCGCCGCCGTGGTGCTGCAGATCGTCTTCTCGATCATCGGCGCGATGCGCGCGAGCCGGGGCGAGGCGTACACGTACCCCATGCAGGTGCCGATCCTCACCTGA
- the otsB gene encoding trehalose-phosphatase, with the protein MSADDQRPTTPRHRADNPVDAPSPVNGTRSGNAPGHATDDGGAAEVAGDDAGAPEVAGDDAGAPEVAGDDAGAPEVAGDDAGVPGPGVAAPLFTAHLEEGLDAALRAFAAAPTILVGLDFDGVLAPIVLDPKMSRMLPTSAAAIADLVALAGVTVAVVSGREANDLVALADVPAGTKVVGSHGAQWGTVVAGPDGAGALEASPVELSADQAELRAELIRLTHEIADGVEGAWVQEKPAAAVLHTRQAARDDAARLTQAVLDGPATRAVQVIVGKEVVEMAVLEVTKGDALVRLRPETGADAVLYAGDDTTDEDAFAVLGEGDVSIKIGDGDSAAAYRVTDPEEFSAVLVRLVQLRQGTLDTFS; encoded by the coding sequence ATGAGCGCCGACGACCAGCGCCCCACCACGCCCCGCCACCGCGCGGACAACCCCGTCGACGCCCCCAGCCCGGTGAACGGGACGCGAAGCGGCAACGCTCCGGGGCACGCCACGGATGACGGCGGAGCCGCCGAGGTGGCCGGGGACGACGCGGGCGCACCCGAGGTGGCCGGGGACGACGCGGGCGCACCCGAGGTGGCCGGGGACGACGCGGGCGCACCCGAGGTGGCCGGGGACGACGCCGGCGTCCCGGGCCCGGGCGTGGCCGCGCCGCTGTTCACCGCCCACCTGGAGGAGGGCCTGGACGCCGCCCTGCGTGCGTTCGCCGCCGCGCCCACGATCCTCGTGGGGCTCGACTTCGACGGGGTGCTCGCCCCGATCGTGCTCGACCCGAAGATGTCCCGGATGCTGCCCACCTCCGCGGCCGCGATCGCGGACCTGGTTGCGCTGGCCGGGGTGACGGTCGCCGTCGTCTCCGGCCGGGAGGCGAACGACCTGGTCGCGCTCGCCGACGTGCCCGCCGGCACGAAGGTGGTGGGCAGCCACGGCGCCCAGTGGGGCACCGTCGTCGCCGGGCCGGACGGTGCCGGCGCACTGGAGGCGAGCCCGGTCGAGCTCAGCGCCGACCAGGCCGAGCTGCGCGCGGAGCTGATCCGCCTTACCCACGAGATCGCCGACGGCGTCGAGGGCGCCTGGGTGCAGGAGAAGCCCGCCGCCGCCGTCCTGCACACCAGGCAGGCCGCCCGGGACGACGCCGCCCGGCTCACCCAGGCCGTGCTCGACGGCCCGGCCACCCGGGCCGTGCAAGTCATCGTGGGCAAGGAGGTGGTGGAGATGGCCGTGCTCGAGGTGACCAAGGGCGACGCGCTGGTGCGGCTGCGGCCGGAGACCGGCGCCGACGCCGTCCTCTACGCGGGCGACGACACCACCGACGAGGACGCGTTCGCCGTCCTCGGCGAGGGCGACGTGAGCATCAAGATCGGCGACGGCGACAGCGCCGCCGCGTACCGCGTGACCGACCCGGAGGAGTTCTCCGCCGTGCTCGTCCGCCTGGTCCAGCTGCGTCAAGGGACTT
- a CDS encoding ArsR/SmtB family transcription factor, with protein MADVFKALADPTRRAILDELTERDGQTLFEICGRLTMKHGLGSSRQAVSQHLEVLEDADLVTSQKQGRYTIHHLDPRPLVGLTDRWTKEQPR; from the coding sequence ATGGCCGACGTCTTCAAGGCTCTCGCGGACCCCACCCGGCGGGCGATCCTCGACGAGCTCACCGAGCGTGACGGGCAGACCCTCTTCGAGATCTGCGGCCGCCTGACCATGAAGCACGGTCTCGGCTCCTCGCGGCAGGCGGTCTCACAGCACCTGGAGGTACTGGAGGACGCCGACCTGGTGACCAGCCAGAAGCAGGGCCGCTACACCATCCATCACCTGGACCCGCGCCCGCTCGTGGGCCTCACCGACCGCTGGACCAAGGAGCAACCCCGATGA
- a CDS encoding DsbA family protein — protein sequence MSTNMPKAQRREAAREEARKLRDAQAAREKRNRNLLIGGVIALIVIVAIAVFAIVREGNKPAIENVAVVPANTTLENGGVSLGADLVAGTANEGAPVIDVYLDFTCPHCATFEEVNGEAIDELVAAGEATVVYHPMPWLSEPDWTNFSARATNAVAVVADQAPEAYNAFQRGLFELFAGAAGTEPTDEQIATTAVEAGVPQEVADTFTDREFIEWGVAAREQFQKDGYRGTPTVLIDGKEFEGWTEPGGLAEAVNAA from the coding sequence ATGTCCACCAACATGCCCAAGGCCCAGCGGCGCGAGGCCGCCCGCGAGGAGGCCCGCAAGCTCCGCGACGCGCAGGCCGCCCGCGAGAAGCGCAACCGCAACCTGCTGATCGGCGGGGTGATCGCGCTCATCGTGATCGTCGCGATCGCCGTCTTCGCCATCGTGCGCGAGGGCAACAAGCCCGCCATCGAGAACGTCGCGGTCGTCCCCGCGAACACCACCCTCGAGAACGGCGGCGTCTCCCTCGGTGCGGACCTCGTGGCCGGCACGGCGAACGAGGGTGCGCCGGTGATCGACGTCTACCTCGACTTCACCTGCCCGCACTGCGCCACCTTCGAGGAGGTCAACGGGGAGGCGATCGACGAGCTCGTCGCCGCCGGCGAGGCCACCGTGGTCTACCACCCGATGCCCTGGCTCTCCGAGCCGGACTGGACCAACTTCTCCGCCCGCGCCACGAACGCCGTCGCGGTGGTCGCCGACCAGGCGCCTGAGGCCTACAACGCCTTCCAGCGCGGGCTGTTCGAGCTCTTCGCCGGGGCAGCCGGCACGGAGCCGACCGACGAGCAGATCGCCACCACCGCTGTCGAGGCCGGCGTGCCGCAGGAGGTGGCCGACACCTTCACCGACCGCGAGTTCATCGAGTGGGGCGTCGCCGCCCGCGAGCAGTTCCAGAAGGACGGCTACCGCGGCACCCCCACGGTCCTGATCGACGGCAAGGAGTTCGAGGGCTGGACCGAGCCCGGCGGGCTCGCCGAGGCGGTTAACGCGGCCTGA